In one window of Chryseobacterium sp. JV274 DNA:
- a CDS encoding winged helix-turn-helix transcriptional regulator gives MYPPMYMRKENSTNFLNETDLIKNCGMFYTLSVIGGRWKVGILASLLDNDELRYSEIKGRLHNITERMLIKQLKELQDEGLIIRKDYKEVPPRVHYSISDKGRSLQDVLITLRYWGKKYRNE, from the coding sequence ATGTACCCACCCATGTATATGAGAAAAGAAAATTCAACAAATTTTTTAAACGAAACAGACCTTATTAAAAACTGCGGGATGTTCTATACCTTATCAGTTATCGGAGGTAGATGGAAAGTGGGCATACTGGCTTCGTTGCTGGATAATGATGAACTCCGTTATTCTGAAATAAAAGGGAGGCTGCATAACATTACCGAAAGAATGCTGATCAAACAGCTTAAAGAACTGCAGGATGAAGGACTTATCATCCGGAAAGATTATAAAGAAGTGCCTCCCCGGGTTCATTACAGCATCAGTGATAAAGGCAGAAGCCTTCAGGATGTGCTGATAACCCTAAGATACTGGGGGAAAAAATACAGAAATGAGTAG
- a CDS encoding SDR family NAD(P)-dependent oxidoreductase, whose protein sequence is MGQKVWLITGVSKGLGKELSKQILDAGDIVIGTVRNEEDQQTFDKNVNAKSFIIDLAKTDHIDSLIKEVIEQYGQIDVLVNNAGFGVFGMIEEFEEQEIIRQFNVNFMSVWKLCQAVIPYMRNKGQGVIVQLSSRVGITAGIGNGIYAASKFALEGMSESLEQEVKQFGIKVLLVEPGALRTDFFGESVHYVRNKFPLYAEKLGNIRINTKKINGNQPGNPVAAAQAIIRAVNNDVPTFRLPLTAGTIETMKAKIADLQNCIALTEEIAVSVDY, encoded by the coding sequence ATGGGACAAAAAGTATGGCTAATTACAGGTGTTTCCAAAGGATTGGGAAAAGAACTTTCAAAACAAATCCTTGATGCCGGGGATATTGTTATAGGAACTGTGCGGAATGAGGAGGATCAGCAGACCTTCGACAAGAATGTAAATGCAAAATCTTTTATTATTGATCTTGCCAAAACAGATCATATTGATTCACTTATTAAGGAGGTCATTGAACAATACGGTCAGATTGATGTTTTGGTAAACAATGCGGGTTTCGGTGTATTTGGAATGATTGAAGAGTTTGAGGAACAGGAGATTATCAGGCAATTCAATGTCAATTTTATGTCTGTATGGAAACTTTGCCAGGCCGTCATTCCATATATGAGAAATAAGGGACAGGGAGTGATTGTGCAGCTTTCTTCAAGGGTTGGCATTACGGCTGGTATTGGGAACGGTATTTATGCAGCCAGTAAATTTGCTCTTGAGGGAATGAGTGAATCACTTGAACAGGAAGTGAAACAATTTGGTATAAAAGTGTTGCTGGTAGAGCCTGGTGCTCTGCGTACCGATTTTTTTGGGGAATCTGTGCATTATGTCCGGAACAAATTTCCTCTATATGCAGAAAAATTAGGGAATATAAGGATAAATACAAAAAAGATCAACGGTAATCAACCCGGTAATCCTGTTGCCGCTGCACAGGCTATCATCAGGGCTGTAAATAATGATGTTCCAACCTTCAGGTTACCTCTTACAGCGGGTACTATCGAAACTATGAAAGCTAAAATTGCTGATTTACAGAATTGTATAGCATTAACCGAAGAGATTGCAGTAAGTGTGGATTATTAA
- a CDS encoding phosphotransferase, with amino-acid sequence MTEKFPTINSTLSPNVLGKFIQRNYGLIDKTECSIFRLAMNHLYIVHDDENKYVFRVYTHNWRTKLEIEEELRLLILLKEADRQVAFPIADQSNKFIQEIDAPEGKRLGVLFSYAKGIKTAKFSSQTSFLIGQALAKVHQSTENIELMRMSYNVQNLLKNPVLKTKEFYSKNVAEIEFLETLSAFLMLKMENTDKQKMRYGAVHLDVWFDNLHIDDEKEITFFDFDFCGNGYLCFDISYFLFQLFTTNLNEEEYQVKADSFIKGYETVTKISSEEKKFLPYACLAIMTYYISVQCDRFEYWTNIFLNEDHLKRMVGNLKRWIVYNHIEINNKLVTN; translated from the coding sequence ATGACAGAGAAATTCCCCACAATAAACAGTACACTTTCACCAAATGTGCTCGGCAAATTTATTCAACGAAATTATGGACTAATTGACAAAACGGAATGCAGCATATTTCGGCTTGCTATGAATCATTTATACATTGTTCATGATGATGAAAACAAATACGTTTTTAGAGTGTACACCCATAACTGGCGGACAAAATTAGAAATTGAGGAAGAATTAAGACTTTTAATCCTGCTAAAAGAAGCAGACCGACAAGTTGCTTTTCCAATAGCTGATCAATCGAACAAATTTATTCAAGAAATTGATGCTCCGGAAGGAAAGAGATTGGGCGTTTTATTTTCGTATGCTAAAGGCATAAAGACAGCAAAATTTTCATCCCAAACAAGTTTTCTAATTGGACAGGCATTAGCAAAAGTTCATCAGTCCACAGAAAATATTGAACTGATGAGAATGTCTTACAATGTTCAAAACCTGCTTAAGAACCCTGTCTTAAAAACAAAAGAATTCTATAGTAAAAATGTTGCTGAAATTGAATTTTTAGAAACCCTTTCTGCTTTTTTAATGCTAAAAATGGAAAATACAGACAAACAGAAAATGAGATATGGAGCCGTTCATCTTGACGTTTGGTTTGACAATTTGCACATTGACGATGAAAAGGAAATAACATTTTTTGACTTTGATTTTTGTGGCAACGGTTATTTATGCTTTGACATTTCTTATTTCCTGTTTCAGCTATTTACTACCAATTTGAACGAAGAGGAATATCAGGTAAAAGCAGATAGTTTCATAAAAGGTTACGAGACTGTAACTAAAATTAGTAGCGAAGAGAAAAAGTTTTTACCCTACGCATGTTTAGCAATTATGACCTATTACATAAGCGTTCAGTGTGACAGATTTGAATATTGGACAAATATTTTCCTGAATGAAGATCATTTAAAAAGAATGGTTGGAAATTTAAAACGATGGATTGTTTACAACCACATTGAGATTAATAACAAACTTGTAACAAACTAA